A window of the Penaeus vannamei isolate JL-2024 chromosome 19, ASM4276789v1, whole genome shotgun sequence genome harbors these coding sequences:
- the LOC113804227 gene encoding adhesion G protein-coupled receptor L4, translating to MHAGSLEDFMVGANGEDEDKFEQTDGPFGFGYAVRVKADNQECLVKQNYESAGDCTKDPNICSKGFSVSIWEKADFSYDIFWTINNLQNEPKRYVLSTGGDEQGHPGIAIYHQGISLVAIVSTGDEYWKLEVYGPFHNSTWNNIGILWSRPQGENGGLEMHVNHRRVGTVYKGMASTRKSPLNPSELMIGCHKDSDNQLYRGYNDAEFDELALWKRSLLDNETMFFLGGYEGEMSFIDPEEYQVMLEKTDLKDSSQLVAAFKVLSLMDVASRPENATEEEAMNNTLRLQNVMASLTNPENIKQDLEVDDWVQFLDIIHATSNLLDDDSEDTWRVMEAKGKAGATEVARDFEGFYLDLLDKVSLEGKTELDYTKTSENIAARCEKTRIRDFVAAPTYVSPDYNQMKSLYSDWDRPTDKIYVPTNMFTDERCLEREVSILTVLYDTYDDVAPNRVSARTIPPSMPNYLDSRVLSVRVRGVPELDSQGRVIPSSPQCAPDPDALWRNPLKIILEHKVKEKALRRMLFHDEEPTTKINFRHCVRWNDRYQMWDGDGCRVEETTTTYTRCSCRGFGSFAIMVEEIEPIVAPEIPEGLIMVIKIGYIFSMICLLLYVLIVGLSGDLKDQHHLVGLNMAGCLFLGDLMMLLMYFLPIHEGRHNCTIVGSLIHGFFLAAGGWMAMMGHTAFKTITAGVIGGKLRAYFFLSWGITISSIGVTYISFLRHLGTDPRCFISWTNEVKGVFFVPQLGFCMAAVFFVCIVFFNLHTSHLRTGSILADYRSFSIGSSVLALYFCTTWAIGCAALIRWEDDMPNLYPIFEILNSFTGLVLLLSIGFGSRRFRMSISGQYKKKRQMLNDYRNKNDDTQPLGSPEDQPRPISAASTVIAQ from the exons ATGCACGCGGGGTCCCTGGAGGACTTCATGGTAGGCGCCAACGGGGAAGACGAGGACAAGTTCGAGCAGACGGACGGGCCCTTCGGCTTCGGCTACGCGGTCAGGGTCAAGGCGGACAACCAGGAG TGCTTAGTGAAGCAGAATTACGAGAGCGCCGGTGACTGCACGAAGGACCCAAACATCTGCTCCAAGGGCTTCAGCGTCAGCATCTGGGAAAAGGCCGACTTCAGCTACGACATTTTCTGGACCATTAACAACTTGCAGAACGAACCCAAGCGATACGTCTTATCTACAG GCGGCGACGAGCAAGGGCACCCCGGCATCGCCATCTACCATCAAGGGATATCCCTGGTAGCCATCGTGTCCACCGGCGACGAATACTGGAAGCTGGAGGTGTACGGGCCCTTCCATAACTCGACCTGGAACAACATCGGCATCTTGTGGTCCCGGCCGCAAGGGGAGAACGGGGGCTTGGAG ATGCACGTAAACCACAGACGGGTAGGGACCGTTTACAAGGGAATGGCGAGTACAAGGAAGAGCCCACTGAACCCCTCGGAACTCATGATCGGATGCCACAAAGACAGCGACAACCAGCTCTACCGAGGCTACAACGATGCTGAGTTCGATGAGCTAGCCTTGTGGAAACGCAGTCTACTGGATAACGAGACTATGTTCTTCCTGGGAGGATATG AAGGGGAAATGAGCTTCATCGACCCCGAGGAATACCAGGTGATGCTGGAGAAAACGGACCTCAAAGACTCTTCGCAGCTCGTGGCCGCATTCAAAGTACTGTCCCTCATGGACGTCGCTTCCAGGCCCGAAAACGCCACAG AGGAGGAGGCGATGAACAACACGTTAAGGCTCCAGAATGTCATGGCGAGCCTCACCAACCCAGAAAACATCAAGCAAGATCTCGAGGTTGACGACTGGGTCCAGTTCTTG GACATCATCCACGCCACGAGCAACCTCCTGGACGACGACAGCGAGGACACCTGGCGCGTGATGGAGGCGAAGGGCAAGGCCGGCGCCACGGAGGTCGCCAGGGACTTCGAGGGATTCTATCTCGATCTTCTAGACAAAGTCAGTTTGGAAGGAAAGACCGAACTGGACTATACGAAAACGTCGGAAAACATTG CCGCTCGGTGTGAAAAGACCCGGATTCGCGACTTCGTGGCCGCCCCCACCTACGTCAGCCCGGACTACAATCAGATGAAGTCGCTCTACTCGGACTGGGATCGACCCACGGACAAGATATACG TTCCAACCAACATGTTTACGGACGAGCGATGCCTGGAGCGCGAGGTGTCCATTCTGACTGTCCTCTACGACACGTACGACGACGTCGCCCCCAACAGAGTCAGCGCGAG GACCATCCCCCCCTCCATGCCAAACTACCTGGACTCGAGGGTGCTCAGCGTGCGGGTGAGGGGCGTGCCGGAGTTAGACTCGCAGGGGCGGGTCATCCCCAGCTCCCCCCAGTGCGCCCCTGACCCTGACGCCCTTTGGAGGAACCCGCTGAAGATTATACTCGAGCACAAGGTCAAGGAGAAGGCGCTCAGGAGGATGCTTTTCCACGACGAAGAGCCGACGACTAAg ATCAATTTCCGCCACTGCGTGAGATGGAACGACCGGTACCAGATGTGGGACGGCGACGGGTGCCGCGTcgaggagaccaccaccacctacaccaggTGTTCCTGCAGGGGATTCGGTTCCTTCGCGATCATGGTCGAGGAAATCGAACCTATT GTGGCTCCCGAGATTCCTGAAGggttgataatggtgatcaaaATTGGTTACATTTTCTCCATGATTTGTCTTCTTTTGTATGTGCTTATCGTGGGACTTTCTGG AGACTTGAAGGACCAACACCACCTGGTAGGCTTGAACATGGCCGGCTGCCTGTTCCTCGGAGACCTCATGATGCTTCTTATGTACTTTCTGCCGATCCACGAAGGCCGCCACAACTGCACGATCGTCGGGTCGCTCATCCATGGCTTCTTCCTCGCTGCTGGGGGCTGGATGGCTATGATGGGCCACACTGCATTCAAGACCATTACAGCAG GTGTTATCGGCGGGAAACTCCGGgcctacttcttcctgtcttggGGGATCACCATTTCTTCCATCGGGGTGACTTACATCTCGTTCCTGCGTCACCTGGGCACCGATCCCCGATGCTTCATATCCTGGACAAACGAGGTCAAGGGGGTATTTTTCGTACCCCAGCTGGGCTTCTGCATGGCGGCCGTTTTCTTCGTGTGCATCGTCTTCTTTAACTTGCACACATCTCATCTAAG gACTGGCAGCATCCTGGCAGATTATAGATCCTTCAGCATAGGATCATCCGTCCTTGCCCTGTACTTCTGCACCACCTGGGCCATTGGCTGTGCTGCCCTCATCCGCTGGGAAGACGATATGCCAAACCTGTATCCAATCTTTGAGATACTTAACAGCTTTACG gGTTTGGTGCTTCTTCTCTCCATTGGCTTCGGATCCCGGCGGTTCAGGATGTCGATTTCGGGACAATATAAAAAGAAG CGTCAAATGTTGAATGACTACAGGAATAAGAATGACGATACACAACCACTGGGCTCTCCAGAAGACCAGCCCAGGCCAATCTCTGCCGCATCTACAGTCATTGCGCAATGA